The Salvelinus alpinus chromosome 21, SLU_Salpinus.1, whole genome shotgun sequence genome has a segment encoding these proteins:
- the LOC139547529 gene encoding somatostatin-2-like has product MKFSQIHCALALLGLALAICSQGAASQPDLDLRSRRLLQRARAASIATQEWSKRVMEDILSELSLPEVEAQKSEGSTAEAKEDLERSVDNSNNLPPRERKAGCKNFYWKGFTSC; this is encoded by the exons ATGAAGTTCTCCCAAATCCACTGTGCCCTGGCCCTGCTGGGTTTGGCCCTGGCCATTTGCAGCCAAGGAGCCGCCTCGCAGCCCGACCTGGACCTCCGCAGCCGCAGACTCCTTCAGAGGGCCCGTGCCGCTAGCATTGCCACACAG GAGTGGAGTAAGCGAGTGATGGAGGACATTCTATCCGAACTGTCCTTGCCTGAGGTGGAGGCCCAGAAAAGTGAGGGGTCCACGGCTGAGGCCAAAGAGGATCTGGAGCGCTCAGTGGACAACTCCAACAACCTGCCCCCCCGCGAGCGCAAAGCTGGCTGCAAGAACTTCTACTGGAAGGGCTTCACTTCTTGCTGA